One Natrinema marinum genomic window carries:
- a CDS encoding enoyl-CoA hydratase/isomerase family protein, with the protein MIEIDAPLRVERTDDHVARVTYERPDAMNAYNEALLRGAVDAFERLDDRDEVRAIVLTGAGDAFCAGVDLNDMPLTPEMDFAEYETGLGLFQNVVRTIRGIDTPVIAAVNGYALGAGCDTALACDFRIVSDEAVIGETFIDVGFVPGDGGAFLLPRLIGEERAKELIFTGRKLAGEEIVEWGLAREQVPADDLLEAAAAFADELAGRPPVALAQSKRLVNESFDSDLERALEDATRAQRICSQTADHEEAVAAFQEDREPEFEGH; encoded by the coding sequence ATGATCGAGATTGACGCACCACTGCGAGTCGAACGGACTGACGATCACGTCGCCCGCGTCACGTACGAGCGACCCGACGCGATGAACGCGTACAACGAAGCCCTGCTTCGAGGGGCGGTCGACGCGTTCGAACGGCTGGACGATCGCGATGAGGTCCGCGCGATCGTCCTCACGGGGGCCGGCGACGCGTTCTGTGCCGGCGTCGACCTAAACGACATGCCGCTGACTCCGGAGATGGACTTCGCCGAGTACGAGACGGGGCTGGGGCTGTTCCAGAACGTCGTCCGAACGATCCGCGGGATCGATACGCCGGTCATCGCGGCGGTCAACGGCTACGCGCTCGGGGCCGGCTGTGACACCGCGCTGGCCTGTGATTTCCGCATCGTCAGCGACGAGGCCGTCATCGGCGAGACGTTCATCGACGTGGGGTTCGTTCCCGGCGACGGCGGCGCGTTCCTCCTACCGCGACTGATCGGCGAGGAGCGCGCGAAGGAACTCATCTTCACCGGCCGGAAACTCGCCGGCGAGGAGATCGTCGAGTGGGGCCTCGCACGTGAACAGGTCCCCGCGGACGACCTGCTCGAGGCGGCCGCGGCGTTCGCAGACGAGTTGGCCGGCCGGCCGCCGGTCGCGCTTGCCCAGAGTAAACGCCTCGTCAACGAGAGCTTCGACTCGGACCTCGAGCGCGCGCTCGAGGACGCCACCCGCGCACAGCGGATCTGCTCGCAGACGGCCGACCACGAGGAAGCGGTCGCCGCCTTTCAGGAGGACCGCGAACCGGAGTTCGAGGGACACTAG
- a CDS encoding MFS transporter, with amino-acid sequence MDSNDRAIVSFAMLSHAMVHTYELSIPILMLLWTAEFSISIGFLAVVVSAGYAMFGLGALPSGVLADIYGSRPLIVCCLVGMGASFLVLSVAPSLPILVLGLVCWGIAASIYHPAGLSLISTGVVDRGTAFAYHGMAGNAGIALGPLVTALLLLVVDWRLVTAFLAMPALLVALYALRARFDETAGTRDRRGEADSTDGTPATSPAELWAGSKALFATGFSVVFAIVMLNGLFYRGTLTMLPEILTTFLEPVVGGLQVFDPNSPMADEFEPSRFLYTGLLVVGIGGQYVGGRLTERVATERGLMVVLASLSITALAFIPAARAGIASLVAVSAVLGFLLFMLQPLYQATIARYSPADARGLSYGFTYVGTFGIGALGAAITGIIYETFSVFVMFATLAGFALLAATLSYSLLASSSAGAHSSTAELDSD; translated from the coding sequence ATGGACTCGAACGATCGTGCCATCGTGAGTTTCGCGATGCTCTCCCACGCGATGGTACACACGTACGAACTCTCGATCCCGATTCTCATGTTGCTGTGGACGGCCGAGTTCTCGATTTCGATCGGCTTTCTCGCCGTCGTGGTCTCCGCCGGCTACGCGATGTTCGGGCTGGGGGCCCTCCCGTCCGGCGTCCTCGCAGACATCTACGGCTCGCGCCCGCTCATCGTCTGCTGTCTCGTCGGCATGGGCGCGTCGTTTCTCGTCTTGAGCGTCGCGCCGAGCCTCCCCATCCTCGTCCTCGGCTTGGTCTGTTGGGGGATCGCCGCGAGCATCTACCATCCGGCCGGTCTCTCGTTGATCAGCACCGGTGTCGTCGATCGCGGAACCGCGTTCGCGTACCACGGCATGGCGGGAAACGCCGGCATCGCACTCGGCCCGCTCGTGACCGCACTGCTCTTGCTCGTCGTCGACTGGCGGCTCGTCACCGCCTTCCTGGCGATGCCCGCGCTCCTCGTCGCGCTGTACGCGCTTCGCGCTCGGTTCGACGAAACCGCGGGGACGAGAGACCGACGGGGCGAGGCCGATTCGACCGACGGGACGCCGGCGACCTCGCCGGCGGAACTGTGGGCGGGTTCGAAAGCGCTGTTCGCCACCGGGTTCAGCGTCGTCTTCGCGATCGTCATGCTCAACGGGCTCTTCTACCGCGGGACGCTGACGATGCTGCCCGAGATACTCACCACGTTTCTCGAGCCCGTCGTCGGCGGTTTGCAGGTGTTCGATCCGAACTCCCCGATGGCAGACGAGTTCGAACCGTCGCGGTTCCTCTATACGGGACTCCTGGTGGTCGGCATCGGTGGTCAGTACGTCGGGGGGAGACTCACCGAACGAGTGGCAACCGAACGGGGCCTCATGGTCGTGCTGGCATCGCTTTCGATTACCGCTCTCGCGTTCATCCCCGCGGCGCGGGCCGGTATCGCATCGCTCGTGGCGGTCAGTGCGGTGCTCGGCTTTCTCCTCTTTATGCTCCAGCCGCTCTACCAGGCGACGATCGCGCGCTACTCCCCGGCGGACGCTCGTGGCCTCTCGTACGGCTTCACGTACGTTGGGACGTTCGGAATCGGAGCCCTCGGCGCTGCCATCACTGGAATCATTTACGAAACCTTCAGTGTGTTCGTGATGTTCGCGACCCTCGCCGGGTTCGCGCTCCTCGCAGCCACGCTCAGCTACTCGTTGCTCGCCAGCAGTTCTGCCGGCGCGCACTCGAGTACCGCGGAGTTGGATAGCGACTAG